A stretch of the Sphingobacterium thalpophilum genome encodes the following:
- a CDS encoding Kelch repeat-containing protein, with translation MNKKNWLLVLSAFVVTVTTFSSCKKSDDTEDEKSTEWFQKAAYKGPQTSAAASFVIKNIAYVTTGQSNNAGSRPIHLKTTYAYDPASNSWSEKDPLADDAERSGRRNAIAFTIGDFGYVGGGNDGSNYLQDFYKFDPAAERGKQWTRIADLPIPLASAVAFSIDGKAYVGTGETAINNAVTFTNQFFKYDPTANKWEAINDAPFTAKRKGAFVFMINNIAYIGGGVSNSSNPKDFYKFDGSKWTQLADISRNDGTYNYDLTRSNATAFTINGNGFLVGGLKGSIAINSVAKYNVSGDYWTTDNTNFGGTARYDAVGYAIGGTGYVTTGLNGSTRFDDNWSFTPIY, from the coding sequence ATGAACAAGAAAAATTGGCTACTCGTATTGTCTGCTTTTGTAGTTACAGTTACAACATTCTCTTCTTGTAAGAAAAGTGATGATACTGAAGATGAGAAATCGACAGAGTGGTTTCAAAAAGCAGCTTATAAAGGTCCACAAACTTCTGCGGCAGCAAGTTTTGTGATCAAAAACATAGCTTACGTAACCACCGGTCAATCCAATAATGCAGGTAGCAGACCTATCCATTTAAAGACCACTTATGCGTATGACCCTGCTTCCAACAGCTGGAGCGAAAAAGATCCACTGGCGGATGATGCTGAACGCAGTGGCCGTCGTAATGCTATTGCATTTACTATCGGCGACTTTGGCTATGTAGGCGGCGGTAACGATGGTTCAAATTACCTTCAAGACTTCTATAAATTCGATCCTGCAGCAGAAAGAGGTAAACAATGGACCAGAATTGCCGATTTGCCAATTCCGTTGGCAAGTGCAGTTGCTTTCAGTATTGACGGTAAAGCGTATGTAGGAACAGGCGAAACAGCCATTAATAATGCTGTTACGTTTACCAACCAATTTTTCAAATACGACCCGACTGCAAATAAATGGGAAGCCATCAACGACGCACCATTCACAGCGAAACGCAAAGGAGCGTTTGTGTTTATGATCAACAATATTGCTTATATTGGTGGTGGCGTTTCCAATAGCAGTAATCCAAAAGACTTCTACAAATTTGACGGAAGCAAATGGACGCAATTGGCAGATATATCTAGAAACGACGGAACATATAATTACGACTTAACACGCTCAAATGCAACAGCTTTCACCATCAATGGCAACGGTTTCCTTGTCGGCGGCCTGAAAGGCAGTATAGCGATCAACAGCGTTGCGAAATATAACGTTAGTGGTGACTATTGGACTACAGACAATACCAATTTCGGCGGGACTGCCAGATACGATGCAGTGGGTTATGCCATTGGAGGAACAGGTTATGTGACCACCGGTCTAAATGGTTCTACCCGTTTTGATGACAACTGGAGCTTTACTCCGATTTATTAA